Genomic segment of Candidatus Goldiibacteriota bacterium:
ACAAAATTTTTTACGGAAAAAAGGGATGTTTTTGTTGAAACAAAAGATATAATTGAAGAAATAAAAAAACTTCCCAAAGTGCATATTGATTATATTACATTTTCCGGAAGGGGTGAACCCACCCTGGCATCCAATCTAGGTGAAATGATAAGGGCTGTAAAGGAAATAAGAAAAGAAAAAACAGCTGTTATTACAAATTCATCGCTTCTTAATCTGTATGAGGTTCAGTCTGATATTGCGGCCGCTGATTTTGTTGTGGCAAAACTTGACGCGGTTTCGGATGATGTTTATAAAAAGTTAAATAACGCGGTTAAAGGACCTGATATTAAAACCATTATTCAATCGCTGAAGGCGTTTAGAAAAAAATATAAGGGGCGGCTTGCGCTGCAGATTATGTTTATTAAGGATAATAAAGACAGCGCTTTGGAAATCGCGAAAATTGCCAAAAAAATAGGCGCTGATGAAATTCAGATTAATACCCCTTTAAGGCCCTGCGCTGTAAAACCTTTAAGCAGGGAAGAAATTGAAGATATATGCAGGGTGTTTAAAGGTATGAATACCATAAATGTTTATGATTCCCATAAAACGGATGTAAAGCCGGTAAGCGGTTCTGACACAATGATTAGAAGAGGGAAGGTATTGTGATATGGCAAAGAAAGGTATTGAAACCGGTTTAATAAAGGTATATCCTGATTCAATTCTTCGCGTCAGAAGCACAGAAGTTGAAAAAATAGGGCATTTGGAGAAAGTCCTTTTCAGGCAGATGCTGGAAATAATGAAAGCGTTTAAAGGTGTCGGGATTGCAGCTCCTCAGATAGGCATATCGCGGAGGCTGATTGTTGTTGATACGGGAGAAGGCCCTGTTTTTATGGCAAATCCAAGGATAATAAACGGAAGCGGCCTGGAAGTAATGGAAGAAGGGTGTTTAAGCGTTCCGGGCGCGCTTGTGGACGTTTCAAGAAAAAGCAATGTGACGGTCACAGGGATTAATGAAAAAGGAAAATTTAAGGAAATTAAAGCCGAAGGGTTCTTTGCAAGGGCGCTTCAGCATGAAATAGACCATCTTGAAGGGAAACTTATAATTGATTATATGCCTTTTGATGATAAAATAAAATTTGGGATGTAATAATAACCGGTTTTTTATGAAAGGTGAAAATGAAAGTATATGATGTTAATGCGGCAGAATATGACAGCTGGTTTGATAAAAACAAAGCGGTTTTTTTGTCCGAAATTGCAGCTATAAAAAAGTTTATTCCTGAAAAAGGCGAAGGTGTTGAAATAGGCACAGGCACCGGCAGATTTGCCGCGGAATTGGGCATAAAAACCGGTGTGGATATTTCCGTGCCTATGATGTCTTTTGCTGTTAAAAGGGGCGTTATCGCTTTAAAGGCTGATGCTTCCGCGCTTCCGTTTATGAATGATGTATTTGATTACGCGCTTTTAACCACGGTCATCTGTTTTTTAAAAAAACCCGCCGCGGCTTTAAAAGAGGCGTGCAGGGTATTAAAACCCAAAGGTGTTTTAATTATTGGTTTTGTACATAAAGACGGTTTTTTGGGGCGTTTTTATAAAAAAAAGAAAAGTGTTTATTATAAGCACGCCGTATTTTATACTGCCGGTGAAATAAAGAAGATGCTAAAAAAGGCTGGTTTTTCAGGGTTTAAAACCATAAAAACACTTTCAAGGATGCCGTCTGAAATAAAAAAGCCCGAACTGAACGGCTGTAAAGACGGCGGTTTTACCGTAATAGCCGCGGTTAAAAAAGGAGATTTATGAAGCACGGAATTGAAGAGATAAAAAACGCGTGCAAAATACTTGGACTTTCAATGTTTGAAACAAGAAAGGGTGTTGAAAAAAAGTATAAAGAACTTATAAAGCAGAAACATCCGGATGTTAATAAAAAATCGGAAGCAACCGCCGAAACGGCTGAAATTAATAAGGCGTATGCTGTTATAAATGATTATTTTGATGATTATGTTTTTTCTTTTGGGAAAACTGAATTTGGCAGATATAACCCTCATGACGCTGATATGGAAAGAATGAAACACGACACCACATGGGGTGTTTAAAGTTTTTGTGCGCGGAAATATTTACGGTAAACTGATTTAAAAATCTGATTAAAAGGCGGTATAAAAAAGTGAAAGCAGGGCTGCTGGGCACAGGTTATTATGTTCCTGAAAAAATTATGAAGAATAAAGATTTTGAAACAATGGTGGAAACTTCCGATGAATGGATAAGGACAATGACCGGAATTGAAGAACGCAGGTTTGCCGCGGAAGGTGAAGCAGTATCTGATATGGGGTTAAAAGCCGCTGAAATGGCAATAAAAAATGCCGGCATAAAAAAAGAAGATATAGGACTTATAATAACCGCGACTATCACTTCGGATTATCCTTGGCCGTCAGCCGCGGCCCTTATACAGTCAAAACTGAATATTCCGGGAGTTCCGGCTTTTGATATTTCAGCAGCCTGTTCCGGATTTATGTACGGCCTTTCACTGGCTAAAGATATGGTAAACAGCGGGACTTACAAGAATGTACTTGTAATAGCCGCGGAAAAATTATCATCAATAACCGATATGACAGACCGCAATACCTGTGTGCTTTTAGGCGACGGCGCGGGCGCCGCTGTTGTAGGGCTGTCTGAAACATCGGAAATATTAGCAGCAGCCATACACGCTGACGGGTCAAAAGTTTCCATGTTGTACCAGCCTGCCGGCGGTTCGCTGATGCCGGCGACCGAAGAAAGCGTTAAAAACAGGATGCATTACCTTAAAATGAACGGCAAAGAGGTTTATAAACAGGCGGTTGATAAGATGCCCGCTGTTTTAACCGAAGTAATGGATAAAGCTCAAAGAAAACCGGAAAATATTGATTTTATTATTTTTCACCAGGCCAATTTAAGAATTATTAATTCCATCGCGGAAAAATTCGGATGGCCGGCGGAAAAAAATATAGTGAACATTCAGAAATACGGCAACACCTCCGCCGCCACAATACCAATAGCTCTGGCAGAGGCAATAGAGCAGGGCAGGATAAAAAAGGGAAGTATAGTGGCAATGTCCGCTTTCGGCGCGGGCTTAACCTGGGGCGCCGCTATAATAAAAGTATAACCGTTAATATAAAATTGTTTATTCATACGTTTTTTTAAAAAGTTAATATATGTATTGTGAATTAACGCACAGCATGATGAAAATAACAGGAGATTTTTAGGATGGTATTTGTGATGGATGTTCTGAAACACACATTAAGCATAACGGCTTTTGTTTTTGCCATGATGCTGCTGGTGGAATATATAAATGTTTATACAAAAAACAAACTTACCGCGCTGCTTAATAAAAACAGGTTTATGCAGTACGTTGCAGCCGTTGTCCTGGGGCTTTTACCCGGCTGCCTTGGGTCTTTTGCGGTTGTTACCCTGTATATACACGGCGGGGCTACCTTAGGCGCGCTTGTCGCAAATATGATGGCTACAAGCGGGGACGAAGCCTTTGTAATGCTTGCGATGATACCAAAAGAAACGTTTATAATTACAGGAATGTTATTTGTGTCCGGTATTGTAATCGCTTATATTGTTGATGCGGTTTTTAAAGGCAAACACCGTTTTCATGAAAAAGGCATGCCTCTTCATGAAGAAGAGTGTATTTGTTTTGATAAAAACTTAATAAAAGAACAGTGGCAAAAAATAACGCCTGTCAGAGGCATTTTGTTTGTTCTGGTTTTTATACTTTTATTAATGTTTGTTTACGGCCAGATAGGGCCCAAGGAATGGAATTATATAAGGGCTACTTTTATAGCTGTTTATGTTTTTGTGATATTTGTAGTGGCAACTGTCCCGGATCATTTTTTGGAAGAACACCTTTGGAAACATGTTGTTATAAAGCATGTACCTGTTGTTTTTTTGTGGACCTTTGGTATATTGGCGGTAATGGAACTGGTTGAACTGTTAAATATTACCATTCCGTATATGGAACATTCAAAGTGGATTGTGCTTCTGGCAGCTTCGCTTGTGGGAATAATACCGGAATCAGGACCCCATCTTATATTTGTAATGCTGTACGCCGAAGGAAGCCTGCCTTTCAGCGTGCTGTTCGCGAATTCTATTGTCCAGGACGGGCACGGCATGCTGCCTTTGCTTGCGCATTCAAGGAAAGATTTTATAAAAGTAAAAGTTATAAATTTTACCGCCGCTTTATTATTGGGCGGTGTTATGATGGCTGCAGGCTTTTAAACGGATAAAATGGAGGAATTTATGAAAATCGGGATTGTAATCGCTTCAAATGACGCGGAAACATGCTGGAATGCTATACGGTACGGAAATTTCTGCCTTGGAAAAAAAAGAAGAGGTAAAAATATTTTTTATGGGCAAAGGCGTGGAGTATCAGAAAATAAGCACGGATAAATTTAACACAATAGAACAGGCGGAGAAATTTCTGGCATCCGGCGGTAAAATATTTGCCTGTGGAACCTGTATGCAGTCCCGTGAGCAGGAAAGTTCGGATGCGTGTCCTTTGTCCACAATGCAGGATATGTATGATATTGTCAAAGAAAGTGATAAGGTAGTAAGCTTCTAAGAAACGGCAGCAGGTAATAAATTATATATTTACGGAGGATTTATGAAAAAGAAAGGTGAAATTAAAAGGAACACGGGTGCGGAACACAAAAAAGATATTATGTTTATTAACGCGGCAATTATAATTGTTTCAATAATGGGGGCTGCAGGCGTTTTTTTGGGAATTAAAAACTCTTCACCTGTGCAGGACGTGCCGGCAGTATCGCAGGGGCAGCCGTATGCCGTGGACGGACGTTATAAGCACCTGTTTAGGGATGTCAATTCCAAAGAAGCGATACTTAAGATTCATATTGACGAGGCAAAAGTGCTTTTTGAAAGCAATATGGCGGTTTTTGTGGATTCAAGAAGCGTTAATGAATACAACCAGTCGCATATAAAAGGCGCGGTTTCTATACCTGCCGGTACACCTTCGGATAAAATCAGCGAAAAGAAAAGCGAGCTTAATAATAAAGTTCTTGTAACTTATTGCAGCGGTACAGGGTGCCGTCTTGCGGATAAAGCCGCGCATGTTTTATTTGATATGGGTTATAAAAAAATTGTAATTTTTTTCGGTGGCTGGCCGGAATGGACGCAGGCGGGTATGCCGGTTGAGGAATATAAAATACCGGAAAAATATCTGCCCCTTTATCAGGAAGCCCCTTCAGCGGGAGAGATAAAAAAAATAAACCTTGAACAGGCAAAATTTCTTTATGATAACGCTGCGGCGCATTTTGTGGATGTTGACACGGTTGAAAACTTTTCAAAAATGAGGATAAAAGGCTCTCATTCAGTGCCGTTGGAAATGTTCGGAGAAATGGTGCCGAAATTTAAAGTATATATGCTTCAGAAACCTGTTGTTGTTTTCAGCCATAAAGGTGAAGAGAAAGCGGCGGAAGCGGCAAAACTTCTTTATAAAGACGGAATAAAAAGGGTTTTAATATTTCCTGACGGAATAATGTACTGGGACAGGGCCGACTACCCGATGGTAAAAGCTTCAAAAACAATTAAACTGCAGGCATTGCAATCAAATAATTAGGAGGAACAGATGAGTGTAATTGATGACATTAAGAACGGCGCAGCAGGGATTAAAAATATCGTGGCGGTGGCAAGCGGAAAAGGCGGTGTGGGTAAATCTACGGTTACCGCAAATCTGGCGATAGCCCTTGCCAAACAGGGGTATAAGACAGCTGTGGTTGACGCGGATGTTTACGGGCCCACCATGCCTTCATTTTTTGGGATATATACAAGGCCTGTAATGAAAGATAATAAATTAATACCTGTTGAAAAAAACGGTGTAAAAATAATGTCAATAGGGTTTATGCTGGATGACTATTCCGCTGTTATATGGCGCGGGCCTATGATTATGGGCGCTATAAAACAGTTTATAGCTGATACAGAGTGGGGCGATATTGACATAATGTTAATTGACCTGCCCCCCGGCACAGGCGACGCGCCTTTGACAATATGCCAGGCGCTGCCGCTTAAAGGCGGGCTTATTGTTTCCACTCCGCAGGCTGCTGCCGCAAAGACGGCCGCGCGCGCTGCCGACCTGTTCAGGCAGATGAATGTTCCGGTTTTAGGCGCTGTGCTTAATATGTCATATTTAATCTGCGAATCGTGCGGCAAAAAGAATACTGTGTTTCCGTCAAGCGGGGCGGCGCTTCTTAAAAATGAAGCAGGGCTTGATATTATTGCGGAACTTCCTTTTTATGACGGTTTTATGGAAGAAACAGTTCCGGGAGAAATTACACATATTGAAAATGACAAAGCCGCAGCGCAGGCTTTTGATGAACTTGCAAAAAAAGTAGTTAAGGCATGTGTATTATAAAATGAAGATAAAGGTTATAGCCGAAGCTTCCACACCCGCGCAGCGCGCAAGGGAGGAGTGGGGCCTGTCGTTGTTAATAAATGGGAATACCCTTTTTGATGCTTTTGGGCAAAGCAGAGTGTTCAGCAAAAATATTATAAAGTATGAAGTTGACAGAAAAAAAATCGGACGGATTATAATTTCTCACTGCCATTGGGACCATATAGCGGGAATGGAACATGTTTTGTTTGCCGGCGGCAATCCTATGGTATATCTGCCTGAAAAAGAATGGCGTCTTGAAGAATTGCTTAACAGATATTCGGTGCGTTATACTGTTGCTGGTAAAAAAAGTACGGCAGAAGACGGGTTTATTCTTACAGGGGCTCTTAAAGGCAGGCTTGGAAATGACACAATAACAGAACAGGGCGCAATATTTAAAGGAAGAAAAGGGCTTGTGCTTGTTGCCGGTTGTTCCCATCCGGGTATTGTTAAGATGGTAAAACTTGCGGAAAAGGCCGCTGGAAATAAAATATACGCGGTTGTGGGCGGGCTGCATTTAAAAGACAGCCTGATTGATGAAATAGCAAAGACAGCCAAAGGGCTTAAAGCGCTTGGGGTAAAACGTGTCATTGCAGGGCATTGCACAGGGGCGGCTGCATGTGATATTATAAAAAAAGAGTTTAAAACAGATTTTAAAAAACTTGAAACAGGCGATGAATATATACTATAGAAGCGGGGTGCTGATATGGGAATAAAAGAAAGGGTTGTAGTGCTTGGAGCAAGCCATAAGCCGGAAAGATATTCTTACAAGGCGATACAGGCTCTTTTAAATAACGGGCATGAGGTAATACCTGTAAATCCGGCGTTAAAAGAGGTGCTGGGTCTTAAAGTGATTAATAAACTTGAAGAAATATCCGGCAAGGTGGACACAGTCACATTGTATGTGGGGCCTGAAAGGCTTGCGCAGATGGCGGATGAAATTGTAAATTTAAAACCCAAACGCATAATTGCCAATCCCGGCGCCGAATCAGAAATTATGCGTCTTGCAGCTGATAAAAATAAAATTGAATATGAAGAAGCGTGCACTCTTGTGCTTCTTTCAACAGGGCAGTTTTAAACGGAAAAAAAAGAAAGGGGAAAATAAATGGCAAAAAAAGCGGCAAAAAAAAGAGTAAAAAAAACAGTAAAGAAACCTTTGGTAAAAAGCGCGGTAAAATCCGGGGATAAAAAAGTTAATTATTTTGAATTTATAAAGGATATGGTTATAAAAGCTGCTGTTATAAGCGCGGCGGCTTTGTTAATAGCCCTTTTATACACGGGAATAAGGGCGCTTATTCCGGTGAAAAAATCAGACGCGCAGCCTGCCGCTGTAATAACCACACAGCCGGAAAAGCCTGCCGAAACAAAATCCTTGCCGGGCAAGTTCAGGTACCTTTTGAAAAAATCATCAAGCAAAGAGAAAATACCAAAGATACATGTTGAAGAAGCAAAAGCCCTTATGGACAGCGGCAAAGCCGTGTTTGTTGACACAAGGGGCGCTTCAATGTATGACGACGCGCATATAAAAGGCGCGATTTTAATTCCCGCCGGTTCGCCGCCTGATAAATATAAAGAGCATGAACAGGCCTTAAAAGATAAAGTGATAGTCACTTACTGCCACGGCGTGGGGTGCCACCTTGCGGATAAAGTGGCCAACGCGCTTTTTGATATGGGGTACAAAAAGCTTGCGATATTTTTTGGCGGATGGAATGAATGGACGCAGGCGGGATACCCTGTTGAAAAATATGAACCGCCGGCGGAATTTAAACGCCTTTTTGAAGAGGTTGTGTCAGTAAATGAAATACCAAAAATTACACTTGCAGAAGCGTATTTTCTTTATGAAAGGCAAAAAGCCAATTTTGTTGACGCGGGAAGAAAAGACCAGTATATAGACAGGCATATTAAAAGCGCGATTACAATTCCGGCCGACGGTATAGATGAAGTGCTGCCGCGTTATTCGGGTTTTCTTATGCAGAAGCCCACGGTTATTTATTGCCACGGCAAAGGCGGCAACGCCCGTAATCTTGCGGCAAAAATTTATGAAGGCGGCAATAAAAAAGTGCTTCTGTTTATGGACGCGCTGCCGCAGTGGGAAAAAGCGGGTTATCCTGTATTTAAAAATCCCGCGTTGAAAGGGGAAACGAAATGAATAAGATAAAAGAGATGCTGTCAAATAAATACCTGCTGTATTTTTTGAAACTTGCGCTTGGTTTTGTTTTTATTGTGGCAAGCGTGGGAAAAATTATTGATCCCGCGGGATTTGCCAAAGACGTGTATTCGTACGTGATTCTTCCGACGACATTTGTTCCGTTTTTCGCCTCTGTGGCGCCGTGGGTGGAATTTATCGCCGGTATTTTACTTATGCTGGATATAACGCCAAGAAGCAACGCGCTTATAATAAATGGCATGCTGGTTGTTTTCATAGCCGCAATTGCCATAGACATTTACAGGGGTGTTGAAATATCCTGCGGTTGTTTTGATTTTCTGTTCCCCGAAGAAGAGATTGGGGTAAATACGATAATCAGGGATTTTATAATGCTTGGCGCGGGTATTATTGTAATGTTCTTTGACCATAACGAGGTAAAGATGTACGGTATGTTAAAAAAATAAA
This window contains:
- a CDS encoding Mrp/NBP35 family ATP-binding protein, which codes for MSVIDDIKNGAAGIKNIVAVASGKGGVGKSTVTANLAIALAKQGYKTAVVDADVYGPTMPSFFGIYTRPVMKDNKLIPVEKNGVKIMSIGFMLDDYSAVIWRGPMIMGAIKQFIADTEWGDIDIMLIDLPPGTGDAPLTICQALPLKGGLIVSTPQAAAAKTAARAADLFRQMNVPVLGAVLNMSYLICESCGKKNTVFPSSGAALLKNEAGLDIIAELPFYDGFMEETVPGEITHIENDKAAAQAFDELAKKVVKACVL
- a CDS encoding CoA-binding protein is translated as MGIKERVVVLGASHKPERYSYKAIQALLNNGHEVIPVNPALKEVLGLKVINKLEEISGKVDTVTLYVGPERLAQMADEIVNLKPKRIIANPGAESEIMRLAADKNKIEYEEACTLVLLSTGQF
- a CDS encoding MBL fold metallo-hydrolase; its protein translation is MKIKVIAEASTPAQRAREEWGLSLLINGNTLFDAFGQSRVFSKNIIKYEVDRKKIGRIIISHCHWDHIAGMEHVLFAGGNPMVYLPEKEWRLEELLNRYSVRYTVAGKKSTAEDGFILTGALKGRLGNDTITEQGAIFKGRKGLVLVAGCSHPGIVKMVKLAEKAAGNKIYAVVGGLHLKDSLIDEIAKTAKGLKALGVKRVIAGHCTGAAACDIIKKEFKTDFKKLETGDEYIL
- the def gene encoding peptide deformylase, whose amino-acid sequence is MAKKGIETGLIKVYPDSILRVRSTEVEKIGHLEKVLFRQMLEIMKAFKGVGIAAPQIGISRRLIVVDTGEGPVFMANPRIINGSGLEVMEEGCLSVPGALVDVSRKSNVTVTGINEKGKFKEIKAEGFFARALQHEIDHLEGKLIIDYMPFDDKIKFGM
- a CDS encoding arsenic efflux protein, which translates into the protein MVFVMDVLKHTLSITAFVFAMMLLVEYINVYTKNKLTALLNKNRFMQYVAAVVLGLLPGCLGSFAVVTLYIHGGATLGALVANMMATSGDEAFVMLAMIPKETFIITGMLFVSGIVIAYIVDAVFKGKHRFHEKGMPLHEEECICFDKNLIKEQWQKITPVRGILFVLVFILLLMFVYGQIGPKEWNYIRATFIAVYVFVIFVVATVPDHFLEEHLWKHVVIKHVPVVFLWTFGILAVMELVELLNITIPYMEHSKWIVLLAASLVGIIPESGPHLIFVMLYAEGSLPFSVLFANSIVQDGHGMLPLLAHSRKDFIKVKVINFTAALLLGGVMMAAGF
- a CDS encoding ketoacyl-ACP synthase III, coding for MKAGLLGTGYYVPEKIMKNKDFETMVETSDEWIRTMTGIEERRFAAEGEAVSDMGLKAAEMAIKNAGIKKEDIGLIITATITSDYPWPSAAALIQSKLNIPGVPAFDISAACSGFMYGLSLAKDMVNSGTYKNVLVIAAEKLSSITDMTDRNTCVLLGDGAGAAVVGLSETSEILAAAIHADGSKVSMLYQPAGGSLMPATEESVKNRMHYLKMNGKEVYKQAVDKMPAVLTEVMDKAQRKPENIDFIIFHQANLRIINSIAEKFGWPAEKNIVNIQKYGNTSAATIPIALAEAIEQGRIKKGSIVAMSAFGAGLTWGAAIIKV
- a CDS encoding DoxX family membrane protein, coding for MNKIKEMLSNKYLLYFLKLALGFVFIVASVGKIIDPAGFAKDVYSYVILPTTFVPFFASVAPWVEFIAGILLMLDITPRSNALIINGMLVVFIAAIAIDIYRGVEISCGCFDFLFPEEEIGVNTIIRDFIMLGAGIIVMFFDHNEVKMYGMLKK
- a CDS encoding radical SAM protein, which gives rise to MDYKYIYGPVPSWRLGSSLGIDPLSQKEKICTFDCAYCQIGKTKFFTEKRDVFVETKDIIEEIKKLPKVHIDYITFSGRGEPTLASNLGEMIRAVKEIRKEKTAVITNSSLLNLYEVQSDIAAADFVVAKLDAVSDDVYKKLNNAVKGPDIKTIIQSLKAFRKKYKGRLALQIMFIKDNKDSALEIAKIAKKIGADEIQINTPLRPCAVKPLSREEIEDICRVFKGMNTINVYDSHKTDVKPVSGSDTMIRRGKVL
- a CDS encoding DnaJ domain-containing protein, encoding MKHGIEEIKNACKILGLSMFETRKGVEKKYKELIKQKHPDVNKKSEATAETAEINKAYAVINDYFDDYVFSFGKTEFGRYNPHDADMERMKHDTTWGV
- a CDS encoding class I SAM-dependent methyltransferase, with translation MKMKVYDVNAAEYDSWFDKNKAVFLSEIAAIKKFIPEKGEGVEIGTGTGRFAAELGIKTGVDISVPMMSFAVKRGVIALKADASALPFMNDVFDYALLTTVICFLKKPAAALKEACRVLKPKGVLIIGFVHKDGFLGRFYKKKKSVYYKHAVFYTAGEIKKMLKKAGFSGFKTIKTLSRMPSEIKKPELNGCKDGGFTVIAAVKKGDL